The following nucleotide sequence is from Azospirillum brasilense.
TTCGGCATCATCAGGTCGAGCAAGATCAGGTCGGGCTGGAAGGCGTCCAGCCGGGCCAGCGCGTCGTTGCCGTCCTCTGCCATATCGATGCGGGTGACACCGCCGCGTTCCAGCAGGGCCTGGAGCAGATGACGGTTCACCCGGTTGTCATCCACCACCAGGACGCGGGCCGTTTCCAGCCCCGGCACCTCCGGCAGGTCGTTCATCGCGCACCCCCGCGCCCGATCCAGACCAGCGTGTGGTCGTCGAGCGGCACGTCGCCCTGGGCGGCGGCGAGCGCCGTCGTCACGGCGGTGAAGGCGCCGCCGCTCCCGCTGCCCCCGCCACCATCGTCGTCAGCCATCGCGGTCTGGACGGCGGCGCTCTGCAGCAGGGCGGCGAAGCCGGCGCTGCCCCCGTCCAGCGCCTCCAGCACGGCGGTCGAGTGCAGGACCAACGCCGAGCCCGGAGGGAAGGGCAGGCTCTGCTCCTCGTAGCGGGCGCCGGCGGTGATGCCCACCGGCTGGCCAGCCCCCTCGCCGAAGACCAACGCCGCGTTGCCGGGCGGGATCAGGACCGGTGGGGCCGCCGCCGCCGCCGCGTAGGTGAAGCGTTCCGCCGCGCCGTCCACCACGCCGTAGATCACCGTGGCGTGCTGCCCAAGCTCCAGCAGGCAGACGGCCCGCTCGTTCAGTTCGGTCAGGAAGGCGCCGGGCCGCTCGCCGAGATGGGGCGCCAGTTCGTGGATCAGCGTGTGCATGCGGAAGGCGTTCAGCGCCGCCGACACGCCGCGCCCGGCCATGTCCAGCAGGAACAGACCGAACCGCCCGCCCGCCAGCGGCAGCACCCCCCAGAGGTCGCCGCCCAGATCGGAGGACAGCGCGGTGTGCGACCGCAGCGTCACCCCTGCGCTGTTCGTCAGCGCGGCGCACAGGGCCGCGGAGGGCAGCAGATGGTCGTACATGGAGCGGGCCATCGCCAGTTCCCCCTCGACCCGCGCCCGGTAGGTCTGCAGGTCGCGGATCAGCACCCGGTTCTGCAGATGGATGCGCACGCGGGCGACCAGCTCCGTCCGGTCCAGCGGCTTGGAGATCAGGTCGGTGGTGCCGGCGGCGAAGGCACGGTTGCGGTCGTCGCTGGACGACAGGGCGGTCTGCACCAGCACCGGCAGGTCGGCGTAGGCGTGGTCGGCGCGCAGGCGGCGGCACACCTCGAACCCGTCCATCCCCGGCATCATGATGTCGAGGATCAGCAGGTCCGGAGCCTCCGCCGCGATCTGCTCCAGCGCGTCGAAGCCATCCTTGGCATAAGCGATGTTCTGGAAGCCGGCTTCGGTGAGCAGGGCGCCGATCAGTGTGCGGTTGAAGTCGGTGTCATCCACCACCAGGATGCGGCAGGCGGCGATGGCGTCGTCCATCAGAGAGGGAACCTCATGCGGATGCGGCGCCCGCCGTCGAGAAGCTGAAGTTCCTCGACGATGGCGGCGATCAGGTCCAGCCCGCGGCCCGAGGCGCCGTAGTCGATGCGCTCCGGCCGGGCGAAGCCGGTTCCCTCGTCGGCCACCTCGACCACCGCGCAAGCGCTTTCCAGCCAGGCGGTGACCTCGATCCGGCGCTCGGCGAAGGCGGGGTCGGCCATGCGCGCGGCCAAGTCGTGGGAAAAGCGCTCCAGCGCCTCGACGCTCAGCCCCTTCATGCCTTCGACCTGAAGGTTGCCGTGGACCACCGCGTTGCTGATCGCCTCGTGCAGCGCCAGTTCCATGTCGTCGCGCTGGGCTTCCGGCATGGGATGCAGGGCGGCCAGCCCGTTCAGGATGCGCCCGGCCAGATGCAGGCGGTTGGCGGTCACCGTCGTCACGCAGGCGAACAGGTCGGCGCGGGCGGCGCGGTGCGCGGCCTCGACGATCTGGGCGTCGGACAGTCCGGT
It contains:
- a CDS encoding fused response regulator/phosphatase; the protein is MDDAIAACRILVVDDTDFNRTLIGALLTEAGFQNIAYAKDGFDALEQIAAEAPDLLILDIMMPGMDGFEVCRRLRADHAYADLPVLVQTALSSSDDRNRAFAAGTTDLISKPLDRTELVARVRIHLQNRVLIRDLQTYRARVEGELAMARSMYDHLLPSAALCAALTNSAGVTLRSHTALSSDLGGDLWGVLPLAGGRFGLFLLDMAGRGVSAALNAFRMHTLIHELAPHLGERPGAFLTELNERAVCLLELGQHATVIYGVVDGAAERFTYAAAAAAPPVLIPPGNAALVFGEGAGQPVGITAGARYEEQSLPFPPGSALVLHSTAVLEALDGGSAGFAALLQSAAVQTAMADDDGGGGSGSGGAFTAVTTALAAAQGDVPLDDHTLVWIGRGGAR
- a CDS encoding ATP-binding protein, translated to MVPSPTRVAALQGLGVPADRLDRLSAALRLPPRRPGSPAGEAFGASVLLLVGDAGAVEAPEFWQRPFGAWIEITGLSDAQIVEAAHRAARADLFACVTTVTANRLHLAGRILNGLAALHPMPEAQRDDMELALHEAISNAVVHGNLQVEGMKGLSVEALERFSHDLAARMADPAFAERRIEVTAWLESACAVVEVADEGTGFARPERIDYGASGRGLDLIAAIVEELQLLDGGRRIRMRFPL